Proteins encoded within one genomic window of Pongo pygmaeus isolate AG05252 chromosome 4, NHGRI_mPonPyg2-v2.0_pri, whole genome shotgun sequence:
- the POU4F3 gene encoding POU domain, class 4, transcription factor 3: MMAMNSKQPFGMHPVLQEPKFSSLHSGSEAMRRVCLPAPQLQGNIFGSFDESLLARAEALAAVDIVSHGKNHPFKPDATYHTMSSVPCTSTSSTVPISHPAALTSHPHHAVHQGLEGDLLEHISPTLSVSGLGAPEHSVMPAQIHPHHLGAMGHLHQAMGMSHPHTVAPHSAMPACLSDVESDPRELEAFAERFKQRRIKLGVTQADVGAALANLKIPGVGSLSQSTICRFESLTLSHNNMIALKPVLQAWLEEAEAAYREKNSKPELFNGSERKRKRTSIAAPEKRSLEAYFAIQPRPSSEKIAAIAEKLDLKKNVVRVWFCNQRQKQKRMKYSAVH, translated from the exons ATGATGGCCATGAACTCCAAGCAGCCTTTCGGCATGCACCCGGTGCTGCAAGAACCCAAATTCTCCAGCCTGCACTCCGGCTCCGAGGCCATGCGCCGAGTCTGTCTCCCAGCCCCGCAG CTGCAGGGTAATATATTTGGAAGCTTTGATGAGAGCCTGCTGGCACGCGCCGAAGCTCTGGCGGCGGTGGATATCGTCTCCCACGGCAAGAACCATCCGTTCAAGCCCGACGCCACCTACCATACCATGAGCAGCGTGCCCTGCACGTCCACTTCGTCCACCGTGCCCATCTCCCACCCAGCTGCGCTCACCTCACACCCTCACCACGCCGTGCACCAGGGCCTCGAAGGCGACCTGCTGGAGCACATCTCGCCCACGCTGAGTGTGAGCGGCCTGGGCGCTCCGGAACACTCGGTGATGCCCGCACAGATCCATCCACACCACCTGGGCGCCATGGGTCACCTGCACCAGGCCATGGGCATGAGTCACCCGCACACCGTGGCCCCTCATAGCGCCATGCCTGCATGCCTCAGCGACGTGGAGTCAGACCCGCGCGAGCTGGAAGCCTTCGCCGAGCGCTTCAAGCAGCGGCGCATCAAGCTGGGGGTGACCCAGGCGGACGTGGGCGCGGCTCTGGCTAATCTCAAGATCCCCGGCGTGGGCTCACTGAGCCAAAGCACCATCTGCAGGTTCGAGTCTCTCACTCTCTCGCACAACAACATGATCGCGCTCAAGCCGGTGCTCCAGGCCTGGTTGGAGGAGGCCGAGGCCGCCTACCGAGAGAAGAACAGCAAGCCAGAGCTCTTCAACGGCAGCGAACGGAAGCGCAAACGCACGTCCATCGCGGCGCCGGAGAAGCGTTCACTCGAGGCCTATTTCGCTATCCAGCCACGTCCTTCATCTGAGAAGATCGCGGCCATCGCTGAGAAACTGGACCTTAAAAAGAACGTGGTGAGAGTCTGGTTCTGCAaccagagacagaaacagaaacgAATGAAGTATTCGGCTGTCCACTGA